In the Juglans microcarpa x Juglans regia isolate MS1-56 chromosome 6D, Jm3101_v1.0, whole genome shotgun sequence genome, one interval contains:
- the LOC121236121 gene encoding metal tolerance protein 10-like isoform X1 yields the protein MDESRNEAIDATHGTIKREPLLSPEVELASRSDLSSWRLNLQEFPALPERRDGDRNSFILHRLLRTPRKRNKVADYYKKQERLLEGFNEMETMTENGCLPDGLTEDEMKQLVKSERIAIHASNIANVVLFAAKLYASIESRSLAVIASTMDSLLDLLSGFILWFTAHAMRKQNQYNYPIGKKRMQPVGIIVFASVMATLGLQILIESGRQLISKAQPERDPEKEKWMIGIMVCITVVKFVLMVYCRRFKNKIVRAYAQDHLFDVVTNSVGLAAAVLAIHFYWWIDPTGAIIIALYTMTTWTRTVIQNVWSLIGRTAPPEFLAKLTYLIWNHNEDIKHIDTVRAYTFGSHYFVEVDIVLAQDMLLNKAHNIGETLQEKLEQLHEVERAFVHIDFEYSHRPEHKIAI from the exons ATGGATGAGAGCAGGAACGAAGCCATTGATGCAACGCATGGGACTATCAAAAGGGAGCCTCTTCTGTCTCCAGAAGTTGAGTTAGCGTCGAGAAGCGATTTATCCTCGTGGAGACTCAATCTGCAGGAGTTCCCAGCGCTGCCAGAGAGAAGAGATGGCGATCGAAATTCCTTCATTCTCCACCGCCTTCTTCGTACCCCAA GGAAACGAAACAAGGTCGCTGATTATTATAAGAAGCAAGAAAGGCTCCTTGAAGGGTTCAACGAGATGGAGACCATGACTGAAAATGGTTGTTTGCCTGATGGTCTAACAGAG GATGAGATGAAGCAGCTTGTAAAAAGTGAGCGGATCGCAATCCATGCATCAAACATAGCTAATGTTGTACTCTTTGCGGCAAAGCTATATGCTTCTATTGAGAGCAGATCATTGGCGGTTATTGCCTCAACCATGGATTCACTCTTAGATCTCTTGTCTGGGTTTATATTGTGGTTCACTGCACATGCCATGAGAAAACAAAACCAGTATAACTATCCAATTGGAAAGAAACGGATGCAGCCAGTT GGCATCATTGTTTTTGCATCAGTAATGGCAACTCTTGGATTACAAATACTGATAGAATCTGGTCGACAACTCATTTCAAAG GCCCAGCCTGAAAGGGATCCCGAGAAGGAGAAATGGATGATTGGAATAATGGTCTGCATAACTGTAGTGAAGTTTGTGCTCATGGTCTATTGTCGAAGATTTAAGAACAAAATTGTTAGAGCCTATGCACAAGATCATTTATTCGACGTTGTTACTAATTCAGTTGGTTTGGCAGCAGCTGTTCTGGCTATCCATTTTTACTGGTGGATTGATCCTACTGGAGCTATTATA ATCGCTTTGTATACAATGACTACTTGGACAAGGACAGTGATTCAGAATGTATGGTCACTAATCGGAAGAACAGCACCACCTGAATTTTTGGCAAAGTTAACATATCTAATATGGAATCACAATGAAGACATCAAGCACATCGATACGGTTAGAGCTTACACTTTCGGTTCTCATTATTTTGTGGAGGTTGACATAGTTTTGGCACAAGACATGCTTCTGAACAAAGCACATAATATTGGCGAGACATTGCAAGAGAAGCTTGAGCAGCTCCATGAAGTTGAGAGAGCCTTTGTACATATAGATTTCGAGTATAGTCACAGGCCTGAACACAAGATCGCGATCTAA
- the LOC121236121 gene encoding metal tolerance protein 10-like isoform X2, translated as METMTENGCLPDGLTEDEMKQLVKSERIAIHASNIANVVLFAAKLYASIESRSLAVIASTMDSLLDLLSGFILWFTAHAMRKQNQYNYPIGKKRMQPVGIIVFASVMATLGLQILIESGRQLISKAQPERDPEKEKWMIGIMVCITVVKFVLMVYCRRFKNKIVRAYAQDHLFDVVTNSVGLAAAVLAIHFYWWIDPTGAIIIALYTMTTWTRTVIQNVWSLIGRTAPPEFLAKLTYLIWNHNEDIKHIDTVRAYTFGSHYFVEVDIVLAQDMLLNKAHNIGETLQEKLEQLHEVERAFVHIDFEYSHRPEHKIAI; from the exons ATGGAGACCATGACTGAAAATGGTTGTTTGCCTGATGGTCTAACAGAG GATGAGATGAAGCAGCTTGTAAAAAGTGAGCGGATCGCAATCCATGCATCAAACATAGCTAATGTTGTACTCTTTGCGGCAAAGCTATATGCTTCTATTGAGAGCAGATCATTGGCGGTTATTGCCTCAACCATGGATTCACTCTTAGATCTCTTGTCTGGGTTTATATTGTGGTTCACTGCACATGCCATGAGAAAACAAAACCAGTATAACTATCCAATTGGAAAGAAACGGATGCAGCCAGTT GGCATCATTGTTTTTGCATCAGTAATGGCAACTCTTGGATTACAAATACTGATAGAATCTGGTCGACAACTCATTTCAAAG GCCCAGCCTGAAAGGGATCCCGAGAAGGAGAAATGGATGATTGGAATAATGGTCTGCATAACTGTAGTGAAGTTTGTGCTCATGGTCTATTGTCGAAGATTTAAGAACAAAATTGTTAGAGCCTATGCACAAGATCATTTATTCGACGTTGTTACTAATTCAGTTGGTTTGGCAGCAGCTGTTCTGGCTATCCATTTTTACTGGTGGATTGATCCTACTGGAGCTATTATA ATCGCTTTGTATACAATGACTACTTGGACAAGGACAGTGATTCAGAATGTATGGTCACTAATCGGAAGAACAGCACCACCTGAATTTTTGGCAAAGTTAACATATCTAATATGGAATCACAATGAAGACATCAAGCACATCGATACGGTTAGAGCTTACACTTTCGGTTCTCATTATTTTGTGGAGGTTGACATAGTTTTGGCACAAGACATGCTTCTGAACAAAGCACATAATATTGGCGAGACATTGCAAGAGAAGCTTGAGCAGCTCCATGAAGTTGAGAGAGCCTTTGTACATATAGATTTCGAGTATAGTCACAGGCCTGAACACAAGATCGCGATCTAA